In Thermotoga sp. KOL6, the DNA window TTTCCGGAGATCATCAAAAGGTAGAACTTTGGAGGAGGAAAGAGAGCATCAAAAAAACCATCATGAAACGGCCTGATCTGTTTTTGAAAAAGGAATTGGACGAGCTCGACAAACTGGCTATAATAGAATTGTTCAAGGAGCTGATGAAAGGGTGCTAGATAAGATTTATGTAGCCTTGATTCATTATCCAATAAAAGGAAAAGATGGCAGCATAATATCAACAGCGGTCACCAACCTTGATGTTCACGATATCGCTCGAACAGCGCGTACTTACAATTTAAAGGGATATTACGTGGTCACCAATCTTAAAGCACAACGAGATATGGTAGAAAAGATGCTCAAATTCTGGAGAGAAGGTTTTGGGAGTCAATACAATCCTTCACGAGCAGAATCCCTTAAACTAGTCAGATTGAAACCCTATTTAGAAGATGTGTTAGAAGATATAGAAAACATCGAAAAAGAAAGGCCTTTGATACTCTTTACCTCCGCAAAGAAACGTGAAAACAGTGTATCATTCGAAGAGGCCAAGAAGATTATTCTGGAAACGGAGAAACCTGTTCTCATACTCCTCGGAACAGGTTGGGGATTACCCGACGAAATTCTGGTGATTTCCGACTATGTGATAGAACCCATAAGGGGAAAGTCAGATTTCAATCACCTGTCCGTCAGGGCAGCAGCGGCTATAATAATTGATCGACTGATAGGAGAAAATTATACGAGGAGGGATTAAGGAATGAGTATGGATCATATCGTAAGGATCATCGAAAAGAAATACGAAAAGAAAGAAGTTCCAGATTTCAGACCTGGTGATACAGTGAGAGTTCACGTAAAAGTGGTTGAAGGTGACAGAGAGAGGATACAGGTTTTCGAAGGGATAGTGATCGCCAAGAGAGGTTCTGGAATAAACAAGACGTTCACTGTGAGAAGAATCGGAAGCCACGGCGTCGGTGTGGAAAGAATATTCCCAATACATTCACCCGTTGTCGAAAAGATAGAAGTTGTGAGAAAGGGTAAAGTGAGAAGAGCAAAACTTTACTATCTCAGAAATGTGAGGGGCAAAATCAGGATCAAGGAGCGCAGAGATTAATGAATCTGAAAAAAGAATCCATAGAATGGATCAAGGCGTTGCTTTACGCCTTGGTAGCCGCAACTATTGTGAGGTTGTACATATTTGAAACCATGTTGGTGCCCACAGGATCAATGATTCCCACAATACAGATCGGTGATCGGTTGTTTGTAGAAAAAATCACCTACACTGTTCGAGAACCCGAAATCGGAGAAATTGTTGTATTTTGGTCTCCCTTTGTAGATGAAAGAGCGAGTAAAATGCTTCGCCTTTTTGACAGGTTTATGGATCTTTTTTCACCTGCTAAATTCAGAGGTCATGTTAAATATGTGAAACGCCTTGTTGGAAAAAGTGGAGATGTTCTGGAGATAAAGAATGGCAAATTGTATGTCAACGGGAAAATTCCAGAAACTTTGAAAAATCTGCATTACACTCCTGAGGGAATTTTCAAGTACGAAGATTTTTATGAATGGCTTTACACCGCGAGCAAACTGAGAAAAGACAAAGAATCTTATAGGAAGTACATCTACTCTCTTGCCGAAAAGTACGGTAGAACAGTAGCTGTTTTGGTTTTCTCTCTTATCGGGGAGGAAGGGTTGAAATATGGGGAATACTTCCTCCCCGGTTTACTGAATTACTTCGATCCTTCGATGGTGTACTACGATGAAGAGACAAAATCTTACTATATTCCCGGTATGATCTATCACACGTTTTATGAAGAATACTACGCTAGTTTGGATCTGAAAAGATATATCGAAAGGACAGAGGATGGAACGATAAGGATAAAGGTCCCGGAGGGTTTTTACTTTTTGATGGGGGACAATACAACCGAGAGTCTCGATTGCAGATATTTTGGATTCGTACCAAAAGACCATATCATCGGTTGGCCGATTCTGAGAATATGGCCCTTTGAAAGATTCGGTCCAATTCAACAGCGTTATTGAGAATAAACTTTATCGAAAAAGCAATAAACGATTCCTTCACGTGTAGCAACCACTACCCTTTCTTCTCCTAATGCGGGAGCAGAGTTTGTTTCCCCCACTCGTTCCTCCCATCTCTTTTGACCATCGAAGGTGTAAGAGTAGAGAATACCATTTGAAACAAAGAAAAGATATCCCTCTTTCGAAACGACTACGGGTGAGGGTGATACAGCAGAAATGATTTTATTCACTCCCCCTTGTAAGTCCACAATGTAGACACCTTCTTCAGTGTTCATCACCAAATGTTTCCCATGTGCGAAAAGCTCGGTATTCAGTGTCAAAGGAAATTTCTCTTTCCAAATTACTCCTCCAGTTGATCTGTCCACACAGAACAACCATCCAGAGTTGCTCCCGACAAACACATAATCTTCTATAACTACAGGTCTGGTAGTGAGGAGATATCCAATGTCCGTTTTCCACCTCACAGTCCCGTTGGGATAGAGGGAGTAGAGGCTTCTAGATGTTCCAAAATAAACAGTACCTCTATCATCCACAGCTATGCCTGTAGAAATCCAATCATCATCTTTGAACTGCCAAAGTATGTTCGATTCGTGATCTATTAAATATGCTTCCCCTCCATCGGTTGATACGTAAACTCCCTGGGAATTCACCTCAAAAGATTTCGAAACGTCCGCATCTAACCTCACTTTCCATAAAAGATGCCCGCTTAAGGACAAAGCATACAAATGATCGTCCCAGCTCGTGACATACACTCGTCCCATAAAAACTCTCGGTGGAGCGGTTATTACAAATCCCGTTTTGTAACTCCATAGCTTCTTTCCACTGATCGACAAAACGTGAACAAGTCCCTCAACATCTGCCAAAACAATAAAGCCATCTCCTACAGTGACTGGGGCTCTTACTTCAGAATCCAGATCTATTTTCCAAAGCAGTTCCCCTGGTACAGTTAATTTACTTGAAGGGGCTGAGACTAAGAAAATCTTCCGAGCGACTCCGAGTTTTTTCATCAATAAAGAGACATCCACCCTATAAAGCGTGGTACCCGCTGTAAAGAAGAGAGAATCGTCTGTTTTCACAATGGAGGAAACCATACTTGACAAGGTGTATTCTTTCACGACCTTCAGAGAATTTAACTTGATAGTACTCATAACCAAGATCTTATTTCTAGAAAAAACGAAAAGGAAATCTCCAAGCCATTCAACCTCTCTTAACTCTTCAATATCTGTAAAATAAACCACCTTTGGAGTTAACGGGTTTTCTAAATCAACAATAAACAGAGTGCCTCCTTTTGTTATTCCAGAGAGTGATTTTTTTCCTTTGTTCACAGAGATTCCAATAATATCGGAATTAGATTCTATCTTCCAATATTCCTCATCATTCCTGATAAGGGAAATGTATCTTCCATGGCTCACTATCCAATAATCCTCGAATCTTTCCACATCAGTGGGATCTTCTTGTAGATCGATCGTTTCATAGTCGAATGTGATTGGATCTACTATCAAGACCTTTTTCTTTGAAAGGACAACCAATTTTTCATCTTCCCACTTCAGATTCTCCGCCCGTATTTTCAGTTCACGGTCGATTTTTTTTCTTTTCAAGTCGTACTCTACAATTCCTGTAGTTGTTACAAAGTAAGCTTTATCAGAAAGCACCACCCCTTTCATCGGTGTGAAGGGAAGAACAAGATCAAGGGTACTTTTCAGAGACTCCCCTTCGATCTCAACAACCGACACGAAATTTTCCTCAACCGTCATCAACTGAACGGCGAGGGAAAAAGATATCAAGAAAATCAAAACAAGAATGATCATTCCCTTTCGCACAACTTTCAGCTCCCATTCGTGGTGTTCTGATGCTATTATAGAATAAACGGGACAACAAAAAAACAGCATAGGACGAGGTGAAGAAGATGAAACGTGTGGCCGCAGTTATCGAGTACGACGGAAGCAATTTCTTTGGCTTCCAAGGACAACCCGATGTTAGGACCGTACAGGGTATTATAGAGGATGCCTTAGAAAGGATCTTCAAACAGAGAGTCTATACACAAGCAGCAGGAAGAACGGACGCTGGTGTTCATGCAAACGGCCAATTGATCGCTTTCAATTGTCCCAATGACAGAATGAGTACCGAAGATATCAAGAATGCTATGAATGCCAATCTTCCGGATGATGTGTACGTTAAGAAAGTTTTCGAAGTTCCAAAAAATTTTCATCCTCGCTTCGATGTTACAAAGAGGATCTACCATTATTTCATAGATACTTCCAAAGAGAGGAACGTCTTTTCCAGAAAATACGTCTGGTGGTTTCCCTACGAATTGGATTTGAACGCGATGAGAAAAGCCGCGAAGTATTTGGAAGGAACACACGACTTTACCTCTTTCAAAACCGGGAGTGATGAGAGAGATCCGGTGAGAACTATATATAGAATAAGAATTTTGAAACTCAAAAGGAACATCGTACTTATCAGAGTTGAGGGAAGGTCTTTCTTGAGAAGAATGGTTCGAAACATAGTCGCAGCACTGGTTAAGGTAGGGCTAGGTCATTGGAAACCTGAGAAAATGAAGGAGGTGCTCGAAGCACGAGACAGAAGTGCAGCAGCAGGTACCGCACCTGCACATGGTTTGTACTTCTACAAAGTGTTGTTCTGATGTTTGCATTTAACTACAAAATAGAAGAAAATGGGATTCTGTATTTTCTTGGTGACTCCACACCCACAACCTTGGAACTCGAGATCGTTCAGGAATGGAAAAAATTACCAGTGGTTACTCTTGTGTACGACGGGCCCGTAGAATACAAAGGGATCGTCGAGGATCTCTTATCACAGGAAGGTATTCTGACTGGTACAGGAACCCCCCTTATTGTGAAAATCCGTACCAAAGATGAATATGTAGCCTTTCAGATTGTTTTCGAAGACAAATCGATTGATAATTTTGAAAATTTAACAACCAAAGATTTGTTTCCAGAACAGTTCAGAAAGACTGTGAGAGAAGTTTTTCCGTCGATACAGATTCCATCGGAATTTTTCCTCATCGAGTATAAAGACGGTGTCTTCGAGAAAAAAATAGCTTATACAAAAGACTATGAGAAAAAATCTCCGGTGATCTTTCTTCCTCTTTGGAGCGAGGAACATATTCTAGAGATAGGAGATTACAGAAAAGTCGTGAAGGAAGGATTTTACCAGATAGGAGGAAAGACGGTGTATGTGGGAAGAGACATATCTATGGAAAATGTTCCCGGACTCTATAGAAACGTTGAAATGGTCTTTCTAGACGGTGAAAGAGAGTATCTCTACAAAGATGGATTCCTCAGGTTAGGAGAGAAAGTTTTGAAGATAGAAGAACCGGTGGATATCGTCAATGGAGTTGTAATAACCAGGCATAGGATAGGTTATAGAAAAATTGAAGACACCATTATCTTCAGATGGAACGATTTTGTGCTCACCGCATCGGGATCTTTGATGGGGATAAACGGAAGGTGGACTTGGAAAGTTTCAAAGACACCTGTAGAGTATTCGATTTTTGGAAGCATGCTCTACATATTGGATGTGTGTGGTTTCTTAAGGAAATACGATATCAAAACAAGACAACTTGTTTGGGAGAAAAAGATAGAAGGTGCATGGGGAGTCGATGCAACCGAAGACAAAGTATTCGTTGGTTCGGAAAACACGGTAATGATTTTGAACGCACAAGACGGAGAAACGATCGAAATATTGGAAGCCGATGACTTCGCTGTATGGAACGGAAAATTACTCGTTTACAAAAACGGTATTCTCAATGGAGAAAAAATAGAGGGATTCTTTATAAGGAACTTCGGAACTCCTCTCTTTGTTTCGAAAGATAAGATTATAATGTTCGGGGACGAAAAGAAAGTTTATGAAAATGCAGAAAAAATACGTGTCTTTCAATGGGGAACCGTTATAAAAGCGGGGGATAAGTTATGGCTGATAAAAAGAGATTAGATCAGATAGTTTTAGAAAAAGGCCTTGTTGAAAGTAGAGAAAAAGCAAAAGCCCTGATCTTGGCTGGCAAAGTTTTAGTGAACGGTGAAAGAGTAACGAAAGCGAGTAAAATCTTCTCGGAAGATGTTCACGTCGAACTTGTAGAGGAACAAAAATATGTGAGCAGAGGTGGATACAAACTTGAATCTGCTTTCGAAAGTTTCAAAATAGACGTTTCCGGGAAAGTGGCTTGTGATATAGGAGCATCGACGGGTGGTTTCACAGATTTTCTTCTGAAAAACGGTGTAAAAAAGGTATATGCCGTGGATGTGGGATATGGTCAACTCCATTGGAAACTTCGAAATGATCCAAGAGTAGTGGTGATGGAAAAAGTAAACGCTCGATACTTGAAGAAAGAAGATTTAGGAGAAGCGGTCGATTTGGTAACCTGTGATGTTTCCTTCATTTCTATAAAGAAGATCCTTCCCGCTATCTACGATATATTGAAAGAAAGTGGTGAGGCGATTTTGTTGGTAAAACCCCAATTCGAAGCTCCGAGAAAATTCGTCAAGAAAGGCATCGTGAGAGATCCGAAAGTTCACGAAAAAGTCTTGGAAGATGTGCAAAAAAGCTTAATGGAAAATGGGTTCTCAGTTAAAGGATGTTGCTTTTCCAAACTAAAAGGAGCAGAGGGAAACATAGAGTACTTTTTCTGGGTTCGTAAGGATGGAGAACAAAGCGATATAGATCTTCAGAAAGTTGTGAAAGAGGCGTGGGAATTTTTTGGGGAGATGAAAAGATGAAATATGTAACAACGCTACTTTTGTTTGTGGTCGCCATTGCTCTTTCTGTACCCGTTCTTCCAGATTACGACTACCTTATCCGGCTTGAGAACACTGAGGAATTCTATTCAAAAATAAAAGAACTCCCTCTTTTCGAGTTTTTATTGTCTGGAGAAAGAGTGGGATTTGAACAGACGATTCGAAGATGGGTTGAAACTCGCTTGGAAGATCCAAGTGTTTTCTACCGAGGACTGTCGAAGGAAATTGTGATTTCAGGAAAAGGTGATGTAAAAGATCTACTCAGTTTTGACGTCAATTCACTTCTTTCTACACCGGAAAAGCTCACTAATGGCTTCATAGCTTTCAGAACAGATTCTCCACAAAAATTCGTAGAATCCCTTGCAAAAATAAAGGCTTCAGAATATTACGAAAAAAATGGCGTTTTCGTTATTGAAGGTGCCACACATCTGTTTTCGAAAGTGATGGGAGAATACGTTTTAGTTTCACCCAACCGAAAGATCTTAGAGGAAGTCCAAGATCAGAAAATGGATCTGGCGAAAGCACCTGTTGCGATTCACGTGAGAGATTTAAATTTGTTTGGAAAGATTGGTGAGGCGACGCTGAAAGCGGAAATGAAACCGTCCCATCTCACAATAGAAGTTTCTCAAAAAGCTCCTCCGTTTTCGGTTTCGAAAAAAGAGGACATGGGGCAACTTCCTTACTTGGGAGATTTGTTCGCATTTACAAGTAGTCACGAAATACTGAAAATCATTCTGAATCAAATTTTCAAAAATGATGACGTTGAAGAGTTTTACCATGAATTTTTCTCAAACGGAGAGAGTGTTACTTTCCTGACCACTCTCTACGAAACACCCAAATTTGTATTTCTCATAGGAAACAAAACGCTGAAAGGAGTGGAATCCTTTCTCATCAGCAGGGGTGCAGAAAGAGTAGGAGACGAATGGCAGCTTCCGGTTAGAAACACAGTTTTACACTTTTTCGAGTACAAAGATAAACTCGTGGTATCTTCTATGAAAAGAGCGGAATACGTTCAAGCAGTGAACAGAAGAAGACTCGAGAATCATCCAACTTTCGCTTTTCTTGAAAAAGAATCACCCGAAGAGGTGTTTTTGGAAATGTTCCTCGATTTGAATTCTTTCATCAACAAGATTCTTGGATTCTCTCCAAAATCCAGTCTTCTCTTGATAGGATATATCGAGAACGGGCTAATAAAGTACAGATTGGAGGTAATGTGATATGTCTTTGTTCTTGTTTGACAAAAACAAAAGAATTTTAAAGAAATACTCAAAAATGGTGGAGAAGATAAACCACCTAGACGAAAGTATGCGATCTAAGAGTAACGAAGAATTGATTGCCCTCTCCAAGGAACTGAAGGAGAAAATAAATTCGCTCGAAGATGCCGACAAGAACCTTCTCGAAGCATTTGCTTTGGTGAGAGAGGTGGCTCGAAGGACTGTCGGCATGAGGCCTTTCGATGTACAAGTAATGGGAGGAATAGCCCTTCATGAAGGAAAAGTAGCAGAAATGAAAACAGGCGAAGGAAAAACTCTCGCCGCCACCATGCCCATTTATTTGAACGCTCTGATTGGTAAGGGAGTTCACTTGGTCACAGTAAACGATTACTTAGCGAGGAGAGACGCTCTTTGGATGGGGCCTATTTACCTCTTTCTTGGTCTCAGAGTGGGCGTTATAAATTCTCTAGGAAAATCTTACGAAGTTGTGTGGAAGAATCCTGATTTGGCTGAAAAGGCCATAAAAGAGAACTGGAGTGTCTGGCCAGAAAATTTCAACGGAGAGGTTTTGGACGATGAACACAAGAATATAGAGGCTACAGAGGCTTTCCAAGTAGAGCTCAAAGAAATTACGAGAAAAGAAGCCTATCTGTGTGATGTTACCTATGGAACGAACAATGAGTTCGGTTTCGATTACTTAAGAGACAATCTCGTTCTGGATTACAACGATAAAGTACAAAGAGGTCATTTCTATGCTATTGTGGATGAGGCAGACAGTGTCCTCATAGATGAGGCAAGAACTCCCTTAATTATTTCAGGTCCCTCCAAGGAGAGTCCCTCCACCTATAGGAAGTTCGCTCAAATTGCTAAAAAATTTGTTAAAGACAAAGATTTCACAGTTGACGAAAAGGCGAGGACCATAATCCTAACTGAAGAGGGTATAGCTAAGGCCGAGAGGATCATAGGGGTAGATAACCTCTACGAGCCCGGGAACGTTTCTTTACTTTATCACCTTATAAATGCCTTGAAGGCTTTGCATCTTTTCAAAAAGGATGTCGATTACGTTGTTATGAATGGAGAAGTCATCATCGTTGATGAGTTCACGGGAAGACTCTTGCCAGGAAGACGTTACAGTGGAGGACTTCATCAAGCTATAGAAGCAAAAGAAGGGGTTCCTATAAAGGAAGAATCGATCACATATGCGACCATTACTTTCCAAAATTACTTTAGAATGTACGAAAAGCTGGCTGGTATGACAGGAACAGCCAAAACAGAAGAAAACGAATTCGTGCAGGTTTATGGTATGGAAGTTGTAGTTATCCCCACCCATAAACCCATGATAAGAAAAGATCACGACGATCTAGTTTTCAGGACCCAAAGGGAAAAGTACGAAAAAATCGTGGAGGAAATTGAAAAACGCTACAAGAAGGGACAGCCCGTTCTCGTGGGCACAACCTCCATCGAAAAAAGTGAGCTCCTCAGTTCTATGTTGAAAAAGAAGGGAATCCCTCACCAAGTCTTGAACGCTAAGCATCATGAAAAAGAGGCAGAAATCGTTGCCAAAGCGGGCCAAAAAGGAATGGTAACCATCGCAACCAATATGGCAGGTAGAGGAACAGACATAAAGCTTGGACCGGGTGTCGCAGAGTTGGGAGGTCTTTGTGTCATCGGTACTGAAAGACACGAGAGTAGAAGAATAGACAATCAACTTAGAGGAAGATCCGGCAGGCAGGGAGATCCAGGAGAATCCATCTTTTTCCTCTCCTTGGAGGACGATCTTCTGAGAATATTCGGGGGAGAACAGATCGGAAAAGTGATGAACATTTTGAAAATAGAAGAAGGGCAACCTATTCAACATCCTATGCTCTCAAAACTCATCGAAAACATACAGAAAAAGGTTGAAGGAATCAATTTCTCAATTCGGAAAACTCTCATGGAAATGGATGAGGTTCTCGACAAGCAAAGAAGCGCAATATATTCCCTCCGTGACCAAATTCTCCTCGAGGAAGATTACGATGAGTATTTGAGACAAATATTTGAAGACGTAGTGAGTACAAGGGTTGAGGAGTTTTGTTCAGGCAAAAATTGGGATTTAGAGGGTTTGAAAAATTCACTCTCTTTCTTTCCAAAAGGTTTGCTCGATTTCGAAGGGAAACGATTCACATCCTCAGAAGAAGTTTACGATTATCTCTTGAACAGAATGTGGGACGAATATCAAAGAAAGAAGCACGAGATAGGTGAAGAATACAAAAGAGTGATCAAATTTCTCATGCTTCGAATCATTGACGAACATTGGAGAAGGTACTTGGAAGAGGTAGAACACGTTAAAGAGGCAGTACAACTCAGATCGTACGGTCAAAAAGACCCGATCGTTGAGTTCAAAAAGGAAACGTACTTCATGTTTGACGAAATGATGAGGAGGATAAACGATACGATTGCAAACTACGTTTTGAGAGTGGTCAAGGTTTCAGAAAAAGATGAGAAAGAAGCAAAAGAAGAGCTTGGTAAAATAAGACTTGTACACGAAGAATTCAATCTCGTGAATAGAGCCATGAGAAGAGCTTACGAAAAGAAGAAAAAAAGTGGGACTCACGGCCTTGGTAAAATAAGAGTGAAGAGGTGATGAATCATGATCAGTTTTGAAACAAAGACGAAAATAGAAGAATTGGAAAAGAAGTACAAAGATGTTTTGTCGATTATCAATGAAAAAGAAATCGAAGAAGAGTTAAAAAGCATTGAAAAGAAGCTTTCGGATCCCTCTGTCTGGGACGACCAAGTGAAAGCCCGTGAGTACACTCAAAAATTGAAAAGGTTGAAAAACATATCCGAAGATTTGAAGAAAGTAAGATCTCTTTTCGAAGATCTCGAAGTCGCAATAGAGCTCTCAGAAGAAGATGCAGATATGGTACAACAGGTGGAGGAGATTGTCCACGAATTGGAACATGCCGTAAAAAAGTTGGAGCTAGAAATCATCTTGAATGGCAAATACGATCCAAATAATGCTTATCTTTCGGTCCATCCAGGAGCGGGTGGTACAGAATCGCAAGATTGGGCACAGATGCTCCTCAGAATGTATATGAGATGGGCAGAAAGGAAAGGATTCAGTGTAGAGATCGTGGAATACCAGCCCGGTGAAGAAGCAGGTATAAAGGACGCCACAATATTGATAAAAGGTGATTATGCGTATGGATATCTGAAACACGAGTCTGGGGTTCACAGATTGGTCAGAATCTCTCCTTTCGATGCGGCAAGAAGGAGGCACACTTCCTTTGCCTCTGTGAACGTGGTACCGGAAATAGAAGACGATGTAGACATAGACATAAGGCCCGAGGATCTAAAAATAGAAACTTTCAGAGCTTCTGGTCATGGTGGACAGCATGTGAACAAAACGGAGTCTGCTGTGAGGATCACTCACATACCAACGGGAATAGTAGTTACTTGTCAAAATGAAAGATCTCAACATCAGAACAAACAAACCGCTTTGAAAATCTTGAAGGCGAGGTTGTATCAACTGGAGATGGAGAAAAAAAGAAAGGAGATCCAGGAAATACAAGGAGAATTGAAAGACATCTCTTGGGGAAACCAGATCAGGTCCTATATTCTCCATCCGTACACTCTAGTCAAAGATCACAGAACTGGAGTGGAAACGTCGAATGTCGATGCGGTGATGGACGGAGATATCGATCTTTTCATAGAGGCAGAGCTGGTCTATTTTGCACAGAAGTCAACTTAATCCGTATTTTTTCATTTTATATGAAAGCGTTTTGTAGTTCATTTTCAAAATTTCACACGCCTTTTTACGGTTGCCCTCACTCTCTTCGAGGGCTTTTTCTATCATCTTTTTTTCTACGAACTCAACTACAGACTCAACGAACCGTTTCAAATCGATTCCCTTCGTTCCACTCATATCCTTCACAATAGCTTTCATCTGCTCTGCGGGTTCTTTCAGTGTAAAAATTTCGTACACTTTTTCTATAAACTCCTGTGTGTTACCTGGCCAATGGTAATCAGTCAAAGCTTTTATCAGATCATCATCAACCTTTATGGTTCTCCCTTGAAGTTGTAACGATCGAAGAATACCATCCAACATATACGGTATATCCACTTTTCTTTCTCTCAATGGTGGTATTACGACGAAAGGAACTTCTCTTTCTGGAAAAGAATCCATCCCCAGTATCACTTTCTCACCGGAGAACCTCGGTGGAACAAAATCCGATGGGGCATCGTCGATGAAGAGTGTCCGAGAGTTTATGTTCACTGGAAGATCCTCATGGTATGTCAGAGAAACGTAATTTCCTCCTGTTACAAAATCCACATAAGCATGTCTGTGGATTCCCCGTTCAGATACAAGCGCAAACACAGAATAGGAATTGTAGAACTTCTGAATCTTGAAAAGTGTTGATTTGATCTTCGCGCCTTGAAGCTCTGGAGTGTAGAGAAGTAAATTGAACTTTGCTCGCAAGGATTCATTCTCTTTCTTAACTGCGACGTAGTTCAAAGCCAAATATAACTCGTTCAGACTCTTTACAAACAGTGTATCTTCAATTTCGAGAATCCTGTCGCCGAAAATCACATCCCACTTTTCAGCGAGAACTTTGTCTCTGTAATCTTCTCCTTCGTACAGATCCCAATCCACATCGTGAGATATTCTTGTTATCATATCTTTGAAGACATTAACGATGTCTTTCCTCACAAGCACTCTAAGCACTTTATCATCCCCACATGATCATTTGATTCTGTACTAAATCTTACAGAAAGGAGGACCATCTAAATGAAACTAGAAAGGCTGGAAGACGATCTACTCTATCCTGATTATACCGGAAATTCTATCGTCAATTTCTCAAACACGATCTTG includes these proteins:
- the prfB gene encoding peptide chain release factor 2, translated to MISFETKTKIEELEKKYKDVLSIINEKEIEEELKSIEKKLSDPSVWDDQVKAREYTQKLKRLKNISEDLKKVRSLFEDLEVAIELSEEDADMVQQVEEIVHELEHAVKKLELEIILNGKYDPNNAYLSVHPGAGGTESQDWAQMLLRMYMRWAERKGFSVEIVEYQPGEEAGIKDATILIKGDYAYGYLKHESGVHRLVRISPFDAARRRHTSFASVNVVPEIEDDVDIDIRPEDLKIETFRASGHGGQHVNKTESAVRITHIPTGIVVTCQNERSQHQNKQTALKILKARLYQLEMEKKRKEIQEIQGELKDISWGNQIRSYILHPYTLVKDHRTGVETSNVDAVMDGDIDLFIEAELVYFAQKST
- a CDS encoding helix-turn-helix domain-containing protein, yielding MLRVLVRKDIVNVFKDMITRISHDVDWDLYEGEDYRDKVLAEKWDVIFGDRILEIEDTLFVKSLNELYLALNYVAVKKENESLRAKFNLLLYTPELQGAKIKSTLFKIQKFYNSYSVFALVSERGIHRHAYVDFVTGGNYVSLTYHEDLPVNINSRTLFIDDAPSDFVPPRFSGEKVILGMDSFPEREVPFVVIPPLRERKVDIPYMLDGILRSLQLQGRTIKVDDDLIKALTDYHWPGNTQEFIEKVYEIFTLKEPAEQMKAIVKDMSGTKGIDLKRFVESVVEFVEKKMIEKALEESEGNRKKACEILKMNYKTLSYKMKKYGLS